In Pelmatolapia mariae isolate MD_Pm_ZW linkage group LG8, Pm_UMD_F_2, whole genome shotgun sequence, one genomic interval encodes:
- the LOC134633463 gene encoding 5-hydroxytryptamine receptor 3A-like, which produces MIVSLFFLLILKGGNTSTLELQDDAQLMPNETITRDKKVEIDELCIFLAVANHLNLTKDNNKYTMSRPVRHHTHPLTVELEMKIYAILDMREIDQTLISYIWVSLKWKNEYIWWDPYQFCGLKYITVPTGYLWIPDITIEEMTEKDKATPSPYLSISSDGWVEFRNDQVVLSTCKMHVYKFPFDIQSCNLSFKSILHTDEDIQLHYQENNTLITRLSREVMHTQYEWLFINMIVTNKTTRLDVNQTSVVYTITMKRRSILYIVNFILPVLFFLCLDLASFLISDTGGEKLSFKVTVLLAVTVMQLILNDILPCSSNKVPLIAVYCIGIFALMLLSLLETILVMHLIEKDSAAQDNETSRDQSTDVNCGDKSNPHRNLEISDSHCASVCDAPAEEIQSVSKEGSSSKLTDVSFAVEKVSDEPGATEKPMNLLSSNRKEEMNSEDDDG; this is translated from the exons ATGATTGTatctctcttctttctcctcaTCCTCAAAG GTGGAAATACCTCCACTTTAGAGCTACAAGATGATGCTCAACTGATGCCCAATGAGACCATTACAAGAG ATAAAAAAGTAGAAATTGATGAACTTTGCATTTTCCTGGCTGTTGCAAACCACCTGAACTTGACTAAAGACAATAATAAGTACACCATGAGCCGGCCCGTTAGACACCACACTCACCCTTTGACGGTAGAGcttgaaatgaaaatctatGCCATCTTAGATATG AGGGAAATTGACCAGACTTTAATTTCTTACATTTGGGTTTCTTTG AAATGGAAAAATGAGTACATTTGGTGGGACCCATATCAGTTCTGTGGACTTAAATACATAACTGTCCCTACCGGATATTTGTGGATACCAGACATAACAATTGAAGAGAT GACAGAGAAGGACAAAGCTACTCCGAGTCCCTATCTCAGCATTAGCTCAGATGGCTGGGTTGAATTCAGAAATGACCAGGTTGTGCTAAGCACCTGCAAAATGCATGTTTACAAATTTCCCTTCGATATTCAGAGCTGCAACCTTTCGTTCAAGTCTATCCTGCACACTG ATGAAGATATACAGTTACACTACCAGGAAAACAACACTTTGATCACACGGTTGTCTCGGGAAGTGATGCACACACAGTACGAGTGGCTGTTCATCAACATGATAGTCACCAACAAAACCACCCGCTTGGACGTCAACCAAACTTCTGTTGTTTATACT ATTACCATGAAGAGGAGGTCTATCCTGTACATTGTGAATTTCATTCTGCCAGTCCTCTTCTTCTTGTGTCTGGACTTGGCATCATTCCTCATTTCAGATACTGGGGGTGAGAAGCTCAGCTTCAAAGTCACTGTCCTGCTGGCTGTCACAGTGATGCAGCTTATCCTCAATGACATTCTGCCCTGTTCTTCAAACAAGGTTCCACTCATAG CTGTCTACTGCATTGGGATATTTGCTCTGATGCTGCTCAGCCTCCTGGAGACAATTTTGGTGATGCATCTGATTGAGAAAGACTCTGCAGCTCAAGATAATGAGACTAGTagagaccaaagcacagatgtgAACTGTGGTGACAAATCCAACCCACACAGAAACCTTGAAATTTCAG ATAGTCACTGTGCATCTGTCTGTGATGCACCTGCTGAAGAAATACAATCGGTGAGCAAAGAG GGGAGCAGCAGTAAACTGACGGACGTGTCCTTTGCTGTGGAAAAAGTTTCAGATGAACCAGGGGCAACTGAGAAACCAATGAATCTACTCAGCAGTAACAGGAAGGAAGAAATGAA TTCTGAAGATGATGATGGGTAG
- the LOC134633462 gene encoding 5-hydroxytryptamine receptor 3A-like, producing the protein MDTNESCSSQAVVNYLNLTQDSHKYTLSRPVKRHNHLTWIFVELKIFAILDVRETDQTFISYIWVYLRWDNEHIWWDPDEFCGLDHILVPTKLLWMPDLTIEEMTEKDKASPSPYLNIRNYGWVEFRNDQVVLSTCKMHVYKFPFDIQSCNLSVKSIMHSDKEILLFYQENSTLISEWSREVMHTQYEWLFISMSVTNKTVNHFGFNQTTIIYTITMKRRSVLYIANFLLPVLFFLFLDMASFLISDSGGEKLGFKITVLLAVTVMQLILNEILPCSSNKVPLIAIYCIGIFALMLLSLLETILVMYLIEKDSTAQHNETNGDQSLTERCGDKQGKSNFQCSFRDMTKFIHCSSVYDAATDEAPPVTKEGSTNKLMEVSFDMEKISDELEKIEKTVNLLNSNGSKEEKSGYWTRMGALFASVSPYCRSVSDVDFH; encoded by the exons ATGGACACTAATGAAAGTTGCAGTTCTCAGGCTGTTGTAAACTACCTGAACCTAACCCAAGACAGTCACAAATACACTCTGAGCCGGCCTGTTAAACGCCACAATCATCTTACATGGATATTTGTTGAATTGAAAATTTTTGCCATCCTAGATGTG AGAGAAACTGATCAGACCTTCATTTCTTACATTTGGGTTTATTTG AGATGGGACAATGAGCACATTTGGTGGGATCCAGATGAATTCTGTGGACTTGATCATATATTAGTTCCTACCAAGCTTTTGTGGATGCCGGATCTAACTATTGAAGAAAT GACAGAGAAGGACAAAGCCTCTCCAAGTCCTTATCTCAACATTAGGAATTACGGTTGGGTTGAATTTAGGAATGATCAGGTAGTGCTAAGCACCTGCAAGATGCACGTGTACAAATTCCcctttgacattcagagctgCAACCTCTCCGTGAAGTCTATCATGCACTCTG ATAAAGAAATTCTGTTATTCTACCAGGAAAACAGTACTTTGATCTCAGAGTGGTCTCGTGAGGTGATGCACACACAGTACGAGTGGCTGTTCATCAGCATGTCAGTCACCAACAAAACTGTTAACCATTTTGGCTTCAACCAAACTACAATTATTTACACT ATTACCATGAAGAGGAGGTCTGTACTCTACATCGCCAATTTCTTGCTGCCAgtcctcttcttcttgtttCTGGACATGGCTTCTTTCCTGATCTCAGACAGTGGTGGCGAGAAACTCGGCTTTAAGATTACTGTCCTGCTGGCTGTCACAGTGATGCAACTTATTCTCAATGAGATTCTGCCCTGCTCTTCAAACAAGGTTCCACTTATAG CAATCTACTGTATTGGAATTTTTGCTCTCATGCTGCTCAGCCTACTGGAGACAATTTTGGTGATGTATCTGATTGAGAAAgactcaacagcccaacacaaTGAGACAAATGGGGATCAAAGCCTGACTGAGAGGTGTGGGGACAAACAGGGCAAATCCAACTTTCAGTGCTCTTTTAGAG ACATGACGAAATTCATTCACTGTTCATCTGTCTATGATGCAGCTACTGATGAAGCACCACCTGTGACCAAAGAG GGTAGCACCAACAAACTGATGGAGGTGTCATTTGATATGGAAAAGATCTCAGATGAGCTGGAGAAGATTGAGAAAACGGTGAATCTGCTCAACAGCAACGGGAGCAAAGAGGAGAAATCCGGCTACTGGACCAGAATG GGGGCGCTGTTCGCTTCAGTATCTCCGTATTGTCGCTCAGTTAGTGACGTGGATTTTCATTGA
- the lrrc59 gene encoding leucine-rich repeat-containing protein 59, translating into MSKNSKVLNLKDKISGNEVDLSLCNLTEVPVRELALFPKVTVVDLSCNNITSLPPEFCNLTHLVKVDLSKNQLTSLPDDLGNLVNLQHLDLYNNKLTNLPVSFSQLRSLKWLDLKDNPLELGLAKAAGDCLDEKQCKQCATKVLQHMRAIQEEVDHAREKRLLREKELERKREAKQREREAREREARKREKAEEKEKRRKEYNAQKAALAAQEQQKKKSEEKKKKNGQAAADKKVAVESKPKPRRSVIGLIFKLLLLLLVGLAGVAAVCRLADLQKEAFCLPINAVVDDGLSWAKEQQVVLRQLVQNLSTAAKEFLESTQTSKN; encoded by the exons ATGAGTAAAAACAGCAAAGTGTTGAACCTGAAGGATAAAATCAGTGGGAATGAAGTGGACCTGAGCTTGTGTAATCTCACTGAGGTGCCAGTCAGGGAGCTG GCCCTGTTCCCCAAAGTAACAGTTGTGGACTTGTCTTGTAACAACATTACCTCCCTTCCT CCAGAGTTCTGCAACCTGACCCACCTAGTGAAGGTGGATCTGAGTAAAAACCAGCTGACCAGTCTGCCAGATGACCTGGGGAACCTGGTGAACCTTCAGCATCTAGACCTGTACAACAATAAGCTGACAAACCTGCCAGTGAGCTTCTCTCAGCTCAGG AGTCTCAAATGGTTGGACCTAAAGGATAACCCACTGGAGCTTGGCCTGGCCAAGGCAGCAGGAGACTGTCTGGATGAGAAACAGTGCAAACAGTGCGCCACTAAG GTTCTGCAGCACATGAGAGCCATTCAGGAGGAGGTCGATCATGCTCGAGAGAAACGACTTTTAAGAGAAAAAG AGCtggagaggaagagggaggcGAAGCAGAGAGAGCGGGAGGCCAGAGAGAGGGAGGCTCGCAAACGGGAAAAggcagaggagaaggagaagaggaggaaagagTACAATGCTCAGAAGGCAGCACTGGCTGCACAAGagcaacagaagaagaaaagtgaggagaagaagaagaagaacggACAGGCAGCAG CAGATAAAAAGGTCGCTGTGGAGTCTAAGCCTAAACCTCGCCGTTCTGTCATTGGTCTGATCTTCaagctcctcctcctgctgctcgtGGGATTGGCCGGAGTCGCCGCTGTCTGTCGGCTGGCTGACCTGCAAAAGGAAGCTTTCTGTCTGCCGATAAACGCCGTAGTGGACGACGGCCTATCCTGGgccaaagagcagcaggttGTGCTCAGACAGCTGGTGCAGAATCTGTCGACTGCAGCGAAAGAGTTCCTCGAATCCACACAAACATCTAAGAACTAA